A genomic region of Acidobacteriota bacterium contains the following coding sequences:
- a CDS encoding glycosyltransferase family 2 protein: MGPRKAPASVAIVNYNGRQYLEELLGSLELQTRRPLETLLVDNASRDGSAAYVEREFPWVRVLPQQRNLGFSRAANLAAAEARSTWVALLNTDLRLEPDWLEELVAAGEADPSVAAVSSKLRLYDRPHRLNGVGGCMNRLGYTWDRGMGEEDRGQYDESREVLFACAGAALFHRSRFREAGGFDPRFFMYHEDVDLCWRLWLLGFRVVTAPRAVAYHHLSASTREDRGLLWREILGERHNMRSLLKNYEGSNLARALWGLLTLRQPARRKWAQLGNLAWNLRWLPETLRLRRRIRTQRRVTDAQLKRLIVQSRHVPIPR; the protein is encoded by the coding sequence ATGGGACCGCGCAAGGCGCCCGCCTCCGTGGCCATCGTCAACTACAACGGACGCCAGTACCTGGAGGAACTGCTGGGTTCCCTGGAACTTCAGACCCGCCGGCCCCTGGAGACGCTGCTGGTGGACAACGCCTCCCGGGACGGGAGCGCCGCTTACGTCGAGCGGGAGTTCCCCTGGGTCCGGGTCCTCCCGCAGCAGCGGAACCTGGGCTTTTCCCGGGCCGCCAACCTGGCCGCCGCGGAGGCCCGCAGCACTTGGGTGGCCCTGCTCAACACCGACCTCCGCCTGGAGCCGGACTGGCTGGAAGAGCTGGTGGCCGCCGGCGAGGCGGACCCCTCCGTCGCGGCCGTCTCCTCCAAGCTGAGGTTGTACGACCGGCCCCACCGGCTCAACGGGGTCGGAGGCTGCATGAACCGGCTGGGCTACACCTGGGACCGGGGGATGGGAGAGGAGGACCGGGGCCAGTACGACGAGAGCCGGGAGGTCCTTTTCGCCTGCGCCGGCGCCGCCCTCTTCCACCGGTCCCGTTTCCGGGAGGCCGGCGGATTCGACCCGCGCTTCTTCATGTACCACGAGGACGTGGACCTCTGCTGGAGGCTCTGGCTGCTGGGATTCCGGGTGGTCACCGCGCCCCGGGCGGTCGCCTACCATCACCTGAGCGCGTCCACCCGCGAGGACCGCGGACTCCTCTGGCGGGAGATCCTGGGAGAGCGCCACAACATGCGCTCGCTGCTCAAGAACTACGAGGGCTCCAACCTGGCCCGGGCGTTGTGGGGGCTGCTCACCCTGCGCCAGCCGGCGCGCCGGAAGTGGGCGCAACTGGGAAACCTGGCCTGGAACCTGCGGTGGCTTCCGGAGACGCTGCGCCTGAGGCGCCGCATCCGGACCCAGCGGCGGGTGACGGACGCACAATTGAAACGCCTTATCGTACAATCGCGCCATGTCCCCATCCCCCGGTGA
- a CDS encoding glycosyltransferase family 2 protein, which translates to MSPSPGDVTVVTVNWNGKSHLSTLLPSLLALEPGEVIVVDNGSTDGSQEFLRRRYPQVRLLENGVNRGFAQPCNLGAETAQGSCVAFINNDMRPEPDWLAAALEKLDERTPCVASRILDWEGSRIDYNGSSLHYLGYGLQEDLGLAVEKAVRREEVLFPCGGAMLVDRKVFLELGGFDPDYFALFEDVDLGWRLWLAGHRVVLAPDSVVRHRGHATLETQAPEKTRYLIHRNALLTIFKNYEEENFRKILPLALVLSVKRAVHFSGVRKESFYFWSETRHKLEEGGAIARSRLLDSLNHLVAMDDVLQLLPRLLEKRRRVQALRRRTDREIVELFGDPLRRIVDDPGYVKEELEFLQSLDLGSLLDLGPSAASLDSLPEVLREKIRTLEKEFSDLRWVGSHAALHPPDPPGLAARFFRTVRREGLRVACLRAFDYVNRAV; encoded by the coding sequence ATGTCCCCATCCCCCGGTGACGTCACGGTCGTCACCGTCAACTGGAACGGGAAATCCCACCTGTCGACCCTGCTCCCTTCCCTGCTGGCGCTGGAACCGGGCGAGGTCATCGTGGTGGACAACGGGAGCACCGACGGCTCCCAGGAGTTCCTGCGGAGGCGCTATCCCCAGGTCCGGTTGCTGGAGAACGGAGTCAACCGCGGCTTCGCCCAGCCCTGCAACCTGGGGGCCGAGACGGCCCAGGGGTCCTGCGTCGCCTTCATCAACAACGACATGCGCCCGGAACCGGATTGGCTGGCCGCCGCTCTGGAGAAGCTGGACGAACGAACTCCCTGCGTGGCCTCCCGGATCCTGGACTGGGAGGGGAGCCGCATCGACTACAACGGCTCCTCCCTGCACTACCTGGGGTACGGGTTGCAGGAGGATCTGGGCCTGGCGGTGGAGAAGGCGGTCCGCCGGGAGGAGGTTCTGTTCCCCTGCGGCGGGGCCATGCTGGTGGACCGGAAGGTCTTTCTGGAGCTGGGGGGATTCGACCCGGATTACTTCGCCCTGTTCGAGGACGTGGACCTGGGTTGGCGGCTCTGGCTGGCCGGCCACCGCGTGGTCCTGGCCCCCGATTCGGTGGTGCGCCACCGGGGACATGCCACGTTGGAAACCCAGGCCCCGGAGAAGACCCGCTACCTGATCCACCGGAACGCGCTGCTGACCATCTTCAAGAACTACGAGGAGGAGAACTTCCGGAAGATCCTTCCGTTGGCCCTGGTCCTCTCGGTGAAGCGGGCGGTGCATTTTTCGGGGGTTCGCAAGGAGAGTTTCTACTTCTGGTCCGAGACGCGGCACAAGCTGGAGGAGGGCGGCGCCATCGCACGGTCGCGGTTGCTGGACTCGTTGAACCACCTGGTGGCCATGGACGACGTGCTGCAATTGCTGCCGCGGTTGCTTGAGAAGCGGCGCCGGGTTCAGGCGCTGCGCCGGCGGACCGACCGGGAGATCGTGGAGTTGTTCGGCGACCCGCTGCGGCGGATCGTGGACGATCCGGGCTACGTCAAGGAGGAACTGGAGTTTCTGCAGTCGCTCGACCTGGGTTCTCTGCTGGACCTGGGGCCCAGCGCGGCGTCCCTGGATTCCCTGCCGGAGGTCCTGCGGGAGAAGATCCGGACTCTCGAGAAGGAGTTCAGCGACCTCCGCTGGGTGGGGTCTCACGCCGCGCTGCATCCGCCGGATCCGCCGGGCCTGGCGGCGAGATTCTTCCGCACCGTCCG